A window of Campylobacter ureolyticus contains these coding sequences:
- the acpP gene encoding acyl carrier protein: MAVFEDVRDVVVEQLSVDADAVKLDSKIVEDLGADSLDVVELIMALEDKFDVEIPDSDAEKLLTIKDVVDYIEKL; the protein is encoded by the coding sequence ATGGCAGTTTTTGAAGATGTAAGAGATGTAGTTGTAGAACAACTTAGTGTAGATGCGGATGCTGTAAAACTTGATTCTAAAATCGTAGAAGATTTAGGTGCTGATAGCTTAGATGTTGTTGAGCTTATTATGGCTTTGGAAGACAAATTTGATGTTGAAATTCCAGATAGTGATGCAGAAAAACTACTTACCATAAAAGATGTAGTTGATTATATAGAAAAACTTTAA
- a CDS encoding beta-ketoacyl-ACP synthase II, which produces MKRVVVTGIGMINALGLDKDSSFKAICDGKTGVCKVTSFDASRLPVQIAAEVKGFDPLSVVEDGKEVKKMDRFIQLGLKAAAEAMEDAKFDSFDGDEFGVSSASGIGGLPNIEKNAIVCSAKGPKRISPFFIPSALVNMLGGMVSIAHGLKGPNLSSVTACAASTHAICEGAKSIMIGEAKKMLVVGAESAICELGIGGFAAMKALSERNDDPSTASRPFDKGRNGFVMGEGAAALVLEEYEEAKQRGAKIYAEIIGFGESGDAFHITSPTLEGPLRAMKKAYEMAGSPKIDYINAHGTSTAINDRNETNALKELFGKDNVPAVSSTKGQTGHCLGAAGATEAVISIMAMENGIIPPTINQIEKDEECDLDYVPNVARKADLKVVMSNSFGFGGTNGSVIFRRI; this is translated from the coding sequence TTGAAAAGAGTGGTAGTAACAGGTATAGGCATGATAAATGCACTAGGTCTTGACAAAGACAGCTCTTTTAAGGCTATTTGTGATGGCAAAACAGGTGTTTGTAAAGTAACTTCATTTGATGCAAGTAGACTTCCTGTTCAAATAGCTGCCGAAGTTAAAGGCTTTGATCCTCTTAGTGTTGTAGAAGATGGCAAAGAGGTAAAGAAAATGGATAGATTTATCCAACTTGGTTTAAAAGCCGCAGCTGAAGCTATGGAAGATGCCAAATTTGATAGTTTTGATGGCGATGAGTTTGGTGTTAGTTCAGCTTCTGGTATAGGCGGGCTTCCAAATATTGAAAAAAATGCTATTGTATGCTCGGCAAAAGGTCCTAAAAGAATCTCTCCTTTTTTTATACCATCAGCACTTGTTAATATGCTTGGTGGAATGGTGTCAATCGCGCACGGTTTAAAAGGTCCTAATTTATCAAGCGTAACTGCATGTGCAGCTTCAACTCACGCTATTTGCGAAGGTGCAAAAAGCATAATGATAGGTGAGGCTAAAAAGATGCTTGTTGTTGGCGCTGAATCTGCTATTTGCGAACTTGGCATTGGTGGATTTGCTGCGATGAAAGCTCTATCTGAAAGAAATGATGACCCAAGCACTGCTTCAAGACCTTTTGATAAAGGTAGAAATGGTTTTGTGATGGGTGAAGGTGCTGCTGCACTTGTTTTAGAAGAGTATGAAGAGGCCAAACAAAGAGGTGCAAAAATTTATGCAGAAATAATTGGCTTTGGCGAAAGTGGTGATGCATTTCACATAACTTCTCCAACACTCGAAGGTCCTTTAAGAGCTATGAAAAAAGCTTATGAAATGGCAGGAAGTCCAAAGATTGATTATATAAACGCTCACGGAACTTCAACAGCTATAAATGATAGAAATGAAACAAATGCTTTAAAAGAGCTTTTTGGAAAAGATAATGTTCCAGCAGTTAGCTCAACTAAGGGTCAAACAGGACACTGTTTAGGCGCAGCTGGTGCAACTGAGGCTGTTATTTCTATTATGGCTATGGAAAATGGAATTATCCCACCTACAATTAACCAAATTGAAAAAGATGAAGAGTGTGACTTAGACTATGTTCCAAATGTAGCTAGAAAGGCTGATTTAAAAGTAGTTATGAGTAATTCTTTTGGCTTTGGAGGGACAAACGGTTCTGTAATTTTTAGGAGGATATAA
- the accA gene encoding acetyl-CoA carboxylase carboxyl transferase subunit alpha encodes MANYLDFEKGIKQIDEEISSAKIRGDDDAVEILNKNLEKEVVKTYKNLSEYQRLQLARHPDRPYSLDYIKLLLKDGYEIHGDRAFRDDPAIVCFIGYMADRKVVIIGEEKGRGTKNKIKRNFGMPNPEGYRKALRVAKMAEKFNLPILFLIDTPGAYPGVGAEERGQSEAIAKNLYEFSSLKVPMISVVIGEGGSGGALAIGVSDKLAMMQNSIFSVISPEGCAAILWNDPTKSELATKAMKITASELKEHKLIDDVIQEPKTGAHRDKESAIKEVGEYFLKELSELEKLSVDELLEKRMEKILSIGAYKER; translated from the coding sequence ATGGCTAATTATTTGGATTTTGAAAAAGGAATAAAGCAAATTGATGAAGAAATTTCAAGTGCAAAAATTAGGGGCGATGATGATGCTGTTGAAATTTTAAATAAAAATTTGGAAAAAGAGGTTGTAAAAACTTATAAAAATCTTTCAGAATACCAAAGACTTCAATTAGCTCGTCATCCTGATCGCCCATATTCACTTGATTATATAAAGCTTCTTTTAAAAGATGGATATGAAATTCACGGAGATAGAGCCTTTAGAGATGATCCTGCAATAGTTTGTTTTATAGGCTATATGGCTGATAGAAAAGTTGTGATTATTGGTGAGGAGAAGGGAAGAGGCACTAAAAATAAAATAAAAAGAAATTTCGGTATGCCAAATCCTGAGGGTTATAGAAAAGCTTTAAGGGTTGCAAAAATGGCTGAAAAGTTTAATCTTCCAATTTTATTTTTAATAGACACTCCAGGTGCTTATCCAGGTGTTGGTGCAGAAGAAAGAGGTCAAAGCGAAGCAATAGCTAAAAATTTATATGAGTTTAGCTCTTTAAAAGTTCCTATGATTTCTGTTGTAATTGGTGAAGGTGGAAGTGGAGGGGCATTAGCTATTGGCGTTAGTGATAAACTTGCTATGATGCAAAACTCTATTTTTTCAGTTATTTCACCTGAGGGTTGTGCTGCAATTTTGTGGAATGATCCTACTAAAAGTGAGCTTGCAACAAAGGCTATGAAAATAACAGCTAGTGAGTTAAAAGAACATAAACTCATAGATGATGTTATACAAGAGCCTAAAACAGGAGCGCATAGAGATAAAGAAAGTGCTATAAAAGAAGTTGGCGAGTATTTTTTAAAAGAACTTAGCGAGCTTGAAAAGTTAAGTGTAGATGAGCTTTTAGAAAAAAGAATGGAAAAAATTCTAAGCATTGGAGCATATAAAGAGCGCTAA
- a CDS encoding c-type cytochrome, whose translation MKKLALSLVVLGVAFSGAFAADGATVYKKCIACHGPKAEKVYLNKIPALKTLDPEEMVQNMIKYKAGEMGENGKGLYNMGAIMKGQMATLSEDDMKAVVEYIQTLK comes from the coding sequence ATGAAAAAACTTGCATTAAGTTTAGTAGTATTAGGAGTTGCTTTTAGCGGAGCTTTTGCAGCTGATGGCGCAACTGTTTATAAAAAATGTATTGCCTGTCACGGCCCAAAAGCTGAAAAAGTTTATCTAAATAAAATACCTGCTTTAAAAACACTTGATCCAGAAGAAATGGTTCAAAATATGATCAAATATAAAGCTGGTGAAATGGGTGAAAACGGAAAAGGTCTTTACAATATGGGTGCTATTATGAAAGGTCAAATGGCAACTCTAAGTGAAGATGATATGAAAGCTGTAGTTGAGTATATCCAAACTTTAAAATAG
- a CDS encoding cbb3-type cytochrome oxidase assembly protein produces the protein MTGIIALMMFVSILLGVCALFGLLWGIKTKQFEDYSKFLDGTKFDSEDALNDAYKMEQKKKEALKNRKNDKDLEKDKGYRPPD, from the coding sequence ATGACTGGAATCATAGCTTTAATGATGTTTGTATCGATACTACTTGGAGTGTGTGCGTTATTTGGACTTTTATGGGGAATAAAGACAAAACAATTTGAGGATTATTCTAAATTTTTAGATGGAACTAAATTTGATAGCGAAGATGCGTTAAATGATGCGTATAAAATGGAACAAAAGAAAAAAGAGGCTTTGAAAAATAGAAAAAATGATAAAGATTTAGAAAAAGATAAAGGCTACAGACCGCCTGATTAA
- a CDS encoding heavy metal translocating P-type ATPase — translation MEKCKHCQLSFNENELITDEFGNKFCCNGCKEVFYLLNSEGYAEFYEKLGKNKLDPVSSLKKFTKENTENFYKNYVKKTDEGFNEIYIIIEGIHCAACVWLNEKVLFNHPGIIEASINASTHKAKIIWDENTTNLANIFNLINSIGYNAFAYDPKRSQKRMDAKRREYYSKLLVGIFVTMNIMWIAVALYSGYFSSISQANKDLLHFVEFILATPVIFYTGSVFFKGAKTSIKTRVPNMDLLVITGALTAYFYSVYVMLTRSGEVYFESAAMIITFVFGGKYLELLAQKKAVDRLDSFSILLNSEVMVKNGDNFEAKDLNLVKKGDIILINSGDKVLVDGKVISGSGSFDYASLSGESLPFFKEKNLSVDSGAICLDGSLTYEASCDFKSSLLNKIITLLENASFKKSKIELLTTKISGYFSAVILSLSLITFICWMIFNQDLQKSILVAVSVLIVACPCALGLATPVATLVGLSIGLKNKIIFKEAAILESVAGCENIVFDKTGTLTKGEFEVINFTKFKEFDENLLLNLVKKSNHLVSKSVFKFINDKVKFNELKFSEFSEIAAKGVKARYKNFDLIGGNFKFLNECGIECKKSDLTNYFFAIDGEVVAKFELEDMLKDDAKMLIENIKNLGLKPYILSGDNEKVVENVAKKLGINDYKAGFSPLQKADFIKNLEKVIMVGDGINDANALSIATVGIAMGNGASISVEKSDVVLMDESLKSLYEMIVISKKTLKTIKENLAISFFYNAITIPLAVFGYIIPLIAALSMSLSSLAVVLNSVKNLKD, via the coding sequence CTAAGTTTTAATGAAAATGAACTTATTACTGATGAGTTTGGAAATAAATTTTGCTGTAATGGCTGTAAAGAGGTATTTTACCTTTTAAATAGTGAAGGATATGCTGAATTTTATGAAAAACTTGGCAAAAATAAATTAGATCCTGTCTCAAGCTTAAAAAAATTTACAAAAGAAAACACTGAAAATTTTTATAAAAATTATGTTAAAAAAACAGACGAGGGTTTTAATGAAATTTATATAATAATAGAAGGAATTCATTGTGCTGCATGTGTTTGGCTAAATGAAAAAGTTCTTTTTAATCATCCTGGAATTATCGAAGCTAGCATAAATGCCTCAACTCATAAAGCAAAAATAATCTGGGATGAAAACACCACAAACTTAGCAAATATTTTCAATCTTATTAACTCAATCGGCTACAATGCTTTTGCTTACGATCCAAAAAGATCTCAAAAAAGAATGGATGCAAAAAGAAGAGAGTACTATTCAAAACTTTTGGTGGGAATTTTTGTAACTATGAATATAATGTGGATAGCAGTGGCACTTTATAGTGGATATTTTAGTTCAATCTCACAAGCAAATAAAGACTTACTTCATTTTGTAGAATTTATCTTAGCAACGCCAGTTATTTTTTATACAGGAAGTGTTTTTTTTAAAGGAGCAAAAACTTCTATAAAAACAAGAGTTCCAAATATGGACTTACTTGTTATAACTGGAGCTTTGACGGCTTATTTTTACTCAGTTTATGTAATGCTTACAAGAAGTGGGGAGGTTTATTTTGAAAGTGCTGCGATGATAATCACCTTTGTTTTTGGTGGAAAATATTTAGAACTTTTAGCACAAAAAAAAGCTGTAGATAGGCTTGATAGTTTTTCAATTTTATTGAACAGCGAAGTTATGGTAAAAAATGGAGATAACTTCGAAGCCAAAGATCTAAATTTAGTGAAAAAAGGTGATATTATTTTAATTAATAGTGGCGATAAAGTATTAGTTGATGGTAAAGTAATTAGTGGATCTGGAAGCTTTGACTATGCGAGTTTAAGTGGTGAAAGCCTGCCATTTTTTAAAGAAAAAAATTTATCTGTTGATAGTGGTGCGATATGTCTTGATGGAAGCCTTACCTATGAAGCAAGTTGTGATTTTAAAAGCTCACTTTTAAATAAAATAATAACTTTGCTTGAAAATGCTTCGTTTAAAAAATCCAAAATAGAACTTCTTACAACTAAAATTTCAGGCTATTTTTCAGCAGTTATTTTATCGCTTAGTTTAATAACTTTTATTTGCTGGATGATTTTTAACCAAGACTTACAAAAATCAATCTTAGTTGCAGTAAGTGTTTTAATCGTAGCTTGCCCATGCGCACTAGGACTTGCAACACCTGTTGCGACTTTAGTTGGACTTAGCATAGGACTAAAAAATAAAATTATTTTTAAAGAAGCTGCTATTTTAGAAAGTGTTGCTGGGTGTGAAAATATAGTTTTTGATAAAACTGGAACTCTTACAAAAGGCGAATTTGAAGTTATAAATTTTACTAAATTTAAAGAATTTGATGAAAATTTGCTTTTAAATTTAGTTAAAAAATCAAATCATTTAGTAAGTAAATCAGTTTTTAAATTTATAAATGATAAAGTTAAATTTAATGAGCTTAAATTTAGTGAATTTAGTGAAATTGCAGCAAAAGGCGTAAAAGCAAGATATAAAAATTTTGATTTAATAGGTGGAAATTTTAAGTTTTTGAATGAGTGCGGTATAGAGTGTAAAAAAAGTGATTTGACAAACTATTTTTTTGCTATTGATGGCGAAGTTGTAGCAAAATTTGAGCTTGAAGATATGCTAAAAGATGATGCTAAAATGCTTATTGAAAACATTAAAAACCTTGGATTAAAACCATATATTTTAAGTGGGGATAATGAAAAAGTTGTAGAAAATGTGGCAAAAAAACTTGGAATAAATGACTATAAGGCTGGTTTTTCTCCACTTCAAAAAGCTGATTTTATAAAAAATCTTGAAAAAGTTATAATGGTTGGTGATGGCATAAACGATGCAAATGCTCTAAGCATAGCAACTGTAGGTATTGCAATGGGAAATGGCGCTAGCATAAGTGTTGAAAAAAGTGATGTAGTTTTAATGGATGAGAGTCTAAAAAGCCTTTATGAAATGATAGTAATCTCTAAAAAAACATTAAAAACCATTAAAGAAAACTTAGCAATATCATTTTTTTATAATGCCATAACAATTCCACTTGCTGTGTTTGGGTATATAATACCACTAATTGCAGCACTTTCAATGAGTTTAAGCTCGCTTGCTGTGGTGCTAAATAGTGTAAAAAATTTAAAGGATTAA